The following coding sequences lie in one Pirellulales bacterium genomic window:
- a CDS encoding DNA integrity scanning protein DisA nucleotide-binding domain protein, with product MARATDADALLLLAERPIDWAKAKGLADGVKLLAAASTPDCLAGAQECGLPTVIVGVVDLPVYERLTQALLESVADDILAPGCRVVSLYSGFEEREFDSLSLLDLGEHLGRLTVADLRQLESRVPLETLRTVVNLALEIGREGREGKPIGTLFVVGDTRKVLASSYPTGFDPVKGYSRKERNIKNAKVREGIKEIAQMDGAIVIAADGTVEAAARYVDAPAAGLTLSKGLGARHWAAAAVSRSTKAVAIAVSESSGTVRIFQNGEVVLRVEPFRRPMKWRDFEHDQDGRD from the coding sequence ATGGCACGGGCGACCGACGCTGACGCACTGCTGTTGCTGGCCGAGCGTCCGATCGATTGGGCCAAGGCGAAGGGGCTGGCCGACGGCGTGAAGCTGCTGGCGGCGGCCTCGACTCCCGATTGTCTTGCCGGCGCGCAAGAATGCGGCTTGCCGACGGTGATCGTGGGAGTCGTCGATCTGCCCGTCTACGAGCGGCTCACGCAGGCCTTGTTGGAAAGCGTGGCCGACGACATCCTCGCGCCCGGTTGTCGTGTCGTGTCGCTCTACAGTGGCTTCGAGGAGCGCGAGTTCGATTCGCTCAGCCTGCTCGACCTGGGCGAGCACTTGGGTCGTCTCACCGTGGCCGATCTGCGCCAGCTCGAAAGCCGCGTCCCGCTCGAAACGCTGCGCACGGTGGTGAACCTGGCCCTCGAGATCGGCCGCGAAGGTCGCGAAGGAAAGCCGATCGGCACGCTGTTCGTCGTCGGCGATACGCGCAAGGTGCTGGCCAGTAGCTACCCGACCGGCTTCGACCCCGTGAAGGGATACAGCCGCAAGGAACGCAACATCAAGAATGCCAAGGTGCGCGAAGGCATCAAAGAGATCGCGCAGATGGATGGCGCGATCGTCATCGCGGCCGATGGCACGGTCGAGGCCGCGGCGCGGTACGTCGACGCGCCGGCCGCGGGGCTGACGCTGTCCAAGGGGCTCGGCGCCCGCCATTGGGCCGCCGCCGCGGTGAGCCGATCGACCAAGGCCGTGGCGATCGCCGTCAGCGAGTCGAGCGGGACCGTGCGCATCTTTCAGAACGGCGAGGTCGTGCTGCGCGTCGAGCCCTTCCGCCGCCCCATGAAATGGCGCGACTTCGAGCACGATCAAGACGGCCGCGATTGA
- a CDS encoding ABC transporter ATP-binding protein yields the protein MPQEKTSRPSTFGRAMRMALQHRLLFVSSVVCAIVVGVMWGANIGPVYPFVEVIFKRSTMQDWVRTKISDAEATAAPIRAQATELEAQLTKLQGDARQEADRELAGVRHRLAAEERAVANYELAKYYIDRFLPHDAFQTLVLIVLLLIVGTLIKSVFFIAQSILVSLLVQRTTFQLRNEFYRRTLRMDLATFTDEGTSDLMCRFTQDIESLAAGMKALFGKAIREPLKMFVCFAGAALISWQLLVLSLVVAPIAAYLIGSLAKTLKRANRKAMEEMSQLYGVLEETLQGIKIVKAFTMERSERARFHRAGKKYNKKAVRIDRYDSLTRPLTEFMGIVTICLALMAGAYLVLEQKTHLFGIRMSDRPFDVGALVLFYGLLAGTSDPARKLSEIFSRIQRASAASDRIFAMIDREPTIKDPPAPRKLGRHARELHFDRVEFAYRPGVPVVNDVNLRVPFGETIAIVGPNGCGKSTLANLIPRFFDPVSGSVKLDGVDLREVRLRDLRQQIGLVTQEPHLFDDTVLNNIRYGAPHATREQVIEAAKQAHAHRFIEERLHAGYESVVGPRGGQLSGGQRQRIALARAILRDPSILILDEATSQVDLESEQLIQKVLETFVRNRTTFLITHRMATLALADRIVVMNSGRILDIGTHEELVRRCDLYARLYDIQLREIA from the coding sequence GTGCCACAAGAAAAAACATCTCGTCCCAGCACGTTCGGTCGCGCGATGCGCATGGCGCTCCAGCACCGTCTGTTGTTTGTCTCGTCGGTGGTCTGTGCCATCGTCGTCGGCGTCATGTGGGGGGCCAACATCGGCCCGGTCTACCCGTTCGTCGAGGTGATCTTCAAGCGCAGCACGATGCAGGATTGGGTGCGTACGAAGATCTCGGACGCCGAGGCGACCGCCGCGCCGATTCGCGCGCAGGCGACGGAACTCGAAGCACAACTGACGAAATTGCAAGGTGACGCGAGGCAAGAGGCCGATCGCGAGCTGGCCGGCGTCCGTCATCGCCTGGCGGCCGAAGAACGCGCCGTCGCCAATTACGAGTTGGCCAAATACTACATCGATCGCTTCCTGCCGCACGACGCCTTTCAGACCCTCGTGCTGATCGTGCTGCTGCTGATCGTGGGCACGCTGATCAAAAGCGTGTTCTTCATCGCGCAGTCGATCCTGGTCAGCCTGCTCGTGCAGCGGACAACATTCCAATTGCGCAACGAGTTCTATCGACGCACGCTGCGCATGGATCTGGCCACCTTCACCGATGAAGGGACGAGCGACCTGATGTGCCGCTTCACGCAGGACATCGAGTCGCTGGCCGCCGGCATGAAGGCCCTCTTCGGCAAGGCCATTCGCGAGCCGCTCAAGATGTTCGTCTGCTTCGCCGGCGCGGCGCTGATTAGCTGGCAGTTGCTGGTGCTGTCGCTGGTCGTGGCTCCGATTGCCGCCTACCTGATCGGTTCGCTGGCCAAAACCCTGAAACGCGCCAATCGCAAGGCCATGGAAGAGATGTCGCAACTCTACGGCGTGCTCGAAGAGACGCTGCAGGGGATCAAGATCGTGAAGGCCTTTACGATGGAGCGCTCCGAGCGGGCCCGCTTCCATCGCGCCGGCAAGAAGTACAACAAAAAGGCGGTGCGGATCGATCGTTACGATTCGCTGACGCGCCCCCTGACCGAGTTCATGGGCATCGTCACGATCTGCCTGGCGCTGATGGCGGGGGCCTACCTCGTACTCGAGCAAAAGACGCATCTCTTCGGCATTCGCATGAGCGACCGCCCCTTCGACGTGGGGGCACTCGTGCTGTTCTACGGCTTGCTGGCTGGCACGAGCGATCCGGCCCGGAAATTGTCGGAAATCTTCAGCCGTATCCAGCGTGCGTCGGCGGCGAGCGATCGCATCTTTGCGATGATCGATCGGGAGCCGACGATCAAGGATCCCCCCGCGCCGCGCAAGCTGGGGCGCCACGCGCGCGAGTTGCACTTCGACCGCGTCGAGTTCGCCTATCGTCCGGGCGTGCCGGTGGTCAACGACGTGAATCTCCGCGTCCCTTTTGGCGAGACGATCGCCATCGTCGGACCGAACGGCTGCGGCAAGTCGACGCTGGCCAATCTGATTCCGCGCTTTTTCGATCCGGTATCGGGCTCGGTGAAGCTCGACGGCGTCGATCTGCGCGAGGTGCGGTTGCGCGACCTGCGGCAACAGATCGGACTCGTCACGCAGGAACCGCACCTGTTCGATGACACCGTGCTCAACAACATTCGCTACGGGGCGCCGCATGCCACGCGCGAGCAAGTGATCGAGGCGGCCAAGCAGGCGCACGCCCACCGCTTTATCGAAGAGCGTTTGCACGCGGGCTACGAGAGTGTCGTTGGTCCGCGCGGCGGACAACTCTCGGGCGGTCAGCGGCAACGGATCGCGCTGGCGCGGGCGATCCTGCGCGATCCTTCGATCCTGATCCTCGATGAAGCCACCAGCCAGGTCGATCTCGAAAGCGAGCAGCTCATTCAGAAGGTGCTCGAAACATTCGTGCGGAACCGGACCACGTTCCTCATCACGCACCGCATGGCCACGTTGGCCCTGGCCGATCGGATCGTGGTGATGAATTCAGGGCGGATTCTCGACATCGGCACGCACGAAGAGCTGGTGCGCCGCTGCGATCTTTACGCCCGGTTGTACGATATCCAACTCCGCGAGATTGCATGA
- a CDS encoding type II toxin-antitoxin system VapC family toxin gives MSAAFVVDASVALTWLFKDEATESTDTLLVRLEQETALVPSWWFLEIANVVGLAERKGRITEVESARFISDLLKLGIEVELLSPEQPFSQFLPLARKFALTCYDSMYLELAQRRQLPLASLDEQLHKAAS, from the coding sequence ATGAGCGCGGCGTTTGTCGTGGACGCGTCCGTCGCTCTGACTTGGCTCTTCAAAGACGAAGCCACCGAAAGCACGGATACACTTCTCGTGCGCCTCGAGCAGGAAACTGCCTTGGTGCCAAGCTGGTGGTTCCTCGAGATTGCCAACGTCGTGGGGCTTGCCGAACGAAAGGGACGCATTACCGAGGTCGAATCGGCGCGGTTCATCTCGGATTTGCTCAAGCTTGGAATAGAAGTAGAACTCCTCTCGCCTGAACAGCCCTTCTCCCAGTTCTTACCTCTCGCGAGAAAGTTTGCCCTTACTTGTTACGACTCGATGTATTTGGAACTTGCACAACGACGACAATTACCTTTGGCATCGTTGGACGAACAATTGCACAAAGCGGCCAGTTAA
- a CDS encoding type II toxin-antitoxin system prevent-host-death family antitoxin, producing the protein MSSQPLNTFAAFEAQAHFPELLEKVASGEEIIITEHGQPVARIVPVARQHTQEERRDAIRRIQELQKGLSLGDLKIRDLIEEGRR; encoded by the coding sequence ATGAGCTCACAACCCCTCAATACGTTCGCTGCCTTCGAAGCGCAGGCTCATTTTCCAGAGTTGCTGGAAAAAGTGGCCTCGGGTGAAGAGATCATCATCACCGAGCATGGGCAGCCGGTCGCGCGGATTGTGCCCGTGGCACGCCAGCACACTCAGGAAGAGCGTCGCGACGCGATTCGGAGGATTCAAGAACTCCAGAAGGGGTTAAGTCTAGGCGACCTCAAGATCCGCGATCTCATCGAAGAGGGCCGGCGATGA
- a CDS encoding right-handed parallel beta-helix repeat-containing protein, with the protein MRISIWGTFALIVVASTVGCAKHEGEAANGGKPAAKVTVIEPGAEARQQAQEALIAAKPGEVIEFAEGTFDLDMTLSLEDTPGVTIRGRGMDKTILNFASQGAGAGGEGIKVAAGCDNFAIEDLTIRDTKADGIKVQGIDGCTFRRVLVEWTRGPHPDNGAYGVYPVLSKNVLVEHCTVTDCSDAGVYVGQSENVIVRNNIAERNVMGIEIENTTGADVYDNICRGNTGGLGVFTLPGLDKKDGSHCRVYNNEITDNNHENFAKAGNIVASVPSGTGLMIMANDHVEVFNNKIRNNQTSNVSVISFLATGTKYDDPKFDPYPEAVYIHDNEISDGGKNPQGEFGLLLKTVITEMPVPDIIYDGILPPEDRLVDGQLPPEKGIYFKNNGDADFVYLDMVKLQEGDPSGMTRDLSKFEGELPPLSAIVIEGVE; encoded by the coding sequence ATGCGTATATCAATATGGGGAACGTTTGCACTCATCGTGGTCGCGTCGACCGTCGGTTGTGCGAAGCATGAGGGAGAGGCTGCCAACGGCGGCAAACCGGCCGCCAAGGTGACGGTGATCGAACCGGGCGCCGAGGCGCGACAGCAGGCGCAAGAGGCCTTGATCGCCGCCAAGCCCGGCGAGGTGATCGAATTCGCCGAAGGGACGTTCGATCTCGACATGACCCTTTCGCTCGAAGATACGCCCGGCGTGACGATTCGCGGCCGCGGCATGGACAAGACGATTCTCAACTTCGCCTCGCAGGGGGCCGGCGCCGGCGGCGAAGGGATCAAGGTGGCCGCGGGTTGCGACAACTTCGCGATCGAGGATCTAACGATCCGCGATACCAAGGCCGACGGCATCAAGGTGCAAGGCATCGACGGCTGCACGTTCCGTCGCGTGCTCGTCGAATGGACGCGCGGGCCGCACCCCGACAACGGTGCCTACGGCGTCTACCCGGTGCTCTCGAAGAACGTGCTCGTCGAGCACTGCACCGTTACCGATTGCTCGGACGCCGGCGTCTACGTCGGCCAGTCGGAGAACGTCATCGTGCGCAACAACATCGCCGAGCGCAACGTGATGGGCATCGAGATCGAGAATACCACCGGCGCGGACGTGTACGACAACATCTGCCGCGGCAACACCGGCGGCCTGGGCGTGTTCACGCTGCCCGGTCTCGACAAGAAAGATGGCAGCCACTGCCGCGTCTACAACAACGAGATTACCGATAACAACCACGAGAACTTCGCCAAGGCGGGCAATATCGTGGCGTCGGTTCCCTCGGGCACGGGCCTGATGATCATGGCCAACGACCATGTCGAGGTCTTCAACAACAAGATTCGCAATAACCAAACCTCGAACGTCTCGGTCATCAGCTTCCTGGCGACCGGCACGAAGTACGACGATCCGAAGTTCGATCCGTATCCCGAGGCGGTCTATATTCACGACAACGAAATCTCAGACGGGGGCAAGAATCCGCAAGGAGAGTTCGGCCTGCTGTTGAAGACGGTCATCACCGAGATGCCGGTGCCCGACATCATCTACGACGGCATCCTGCCCCCCGAGGATCGACTGGTCGATGGCCAGCTTCCGCCGGAAAAGGGGATCTACTTCAAGAACAACGGCGACGCCGATTTCGTGTACCTCGACATGGTGAAGCTGCAAGAGGGGGACCCCTCGGGCATGACGCGCGACCTGTCGAAGTTCGAGGGCGAGCTTCCGCCGCTGTCGGCGATTGTGATTGAAGGAGTGGAGTAA
- the proB gene encoding glutamate 5-kinase — translation MPTDLVRQEIAATAQIVVVKIGTRPLTSASGTLDEGRVAALAAEINGILASGRKVVLVSSGAVGAGMGQLGLTKRPADLAHLQAVAAVGQAYLVQTYDRALRANGRHAAQVLLTAQDLEDRQRNLNVRNTILTLLELGAVPIINENDTVSVEELQTTFGDNDRLAALVTNLIRAPLLIILSDVEGLYSSDPALPDAQVIPTVTRLDESIWGLVRDRFTGLSKGGMASKLTAAQICTAAGENVIIAGGKQSGSLTRILAGETVGTLFLAQGAAITARKRWIGFTVPPRGYLTLDDGARRAIERDGRSLLAIGVTAAEGNFYKGDIVGLRDARGVEFARGIINYSLEEVLKIKGLRTESIAAALGQCPYQEVIHRDNLMVTNSSGESKQATR, via the coding sequence ATGCCGACCGACCTCGTTCGCCAGGAAATCGCCGCGACGGCTCAGATCGTGGTGGTCAAGATCGGCACTCGCCCCCTGACGTCGGCCTCGGGCACGCTCGACGAGGGACGCGTCGCGGCGCTGGCCGCCGAGATCAACGGCATTCTCGCCTCGGGGCGCAAGGTGGTGCTGGTCAGTTCGGGCGCCGTCGGCGCCGGCATGGGGCAGCTTGGGCTGACGAAGCGCCCGGCCGATCTTGCCCATCTGCAGGCAGTGGCCGCGGTGGGGCAGGCCTATCTCGTGCAGACCTACGACCGCGCGCTCCGTGCCAATGGTCGCCACGCCGCGCAGGTGCTGCTTACGGCGCAGGATCTGGAAGACCGCCAGCGCAATTTGAACGTCCGCAATACCATTCTCACGCTGCTCGAGCTGGGCGCGGTGCCGATCATCAACGAGAACGACACCGTCAGCGTCGAAGAGCTGCAAACCACCTTCGGCGACAACGATCGCCTGGCGGCGCTGGTGACGAACCTGATTCGCGCGCCGCTCTTGATTATTCTCTCGGATGTCGAAGGGCTCTATTCGAGCGACCCGGCGCTCCCCGACGCGCAGGTGATTCCCACGGTCACGCGGCTCGATGAATCGATCTGGGGTCTCGTGCGCGATCGTTTCACGGGGCTCAGCAAAGGGGGCATGGCCAGCAAGCTCACGGCCGCGCAGATCTGCACCGCCGCGGGGGAGAACGTCATCATCGCCGGCGGCAAGCAGTCGGGCAGTTTGACGCGCATCCTGGCCGGCGAGACGGTGGGCACGCTCTTCCTGGCGCAAGGCGCCGCCATCACGGCGCGCAAACGTTGGATCGGTTTCACCGTGCCGCCGCGCGGGTATCTCACGCTGGACGACGGCGCGCGCCGCGCCATCGAACGGGACGGTCGCAGTCTGCTCGCCATTGGCGTCACCGCAGCCGAGGGCAACTTCTACAAGGGGGATATCGTCGGCCTGCGCGACGCACGAGGCGTCGAGTTCGCCCGTGGCATCATCAACTATTCGCTCGAAGAGGTGCTCAAGATCAAGGGCCTGCGCACCGAGTCCATCGCGGCCGCGCTGGGGCAGTGCCCTTATCAAGAAGTGATCCATCGCGATAACTTGATGGTCACGAACTCCTCTGGTGAGAGTAAGCAGGCGACGCGCTAA
- the thiS gene encoding sulfur carrier protein ThiS, translating into MSLEITVNGEPRTIPPGTTVARLLEDLGVTPRHCAVEVNLELVPRARQAQHELAAGDQLEVVTLVGGG; encoded by the coding sequence ATGTCGCTCGAAATCACGGTGAACGGCGAACCGCGCACGATCCCCCCCGGGACGACCGTCGCCCGGTTGCTCGAAGATCTCGGCGTAACACCGCGCCACTGCGCGGTCGAAGTGAATCTCGAGCTCGTGCCGCGCGCGCGCCAGGCCCAGCACGAACTGGCCGCCGGCGACCAGTTGGAAGTCGTCACCCTCGTAGGAGGAGGTTAG
- a CDS encoding thiazole synthase — MSTSLESDAALRIGTHTLSSRLIVGTGKYASYELMAEALALSGTDCITVAVRRERLVDQAGRNILDFIDPERYLLLPNTAGCFTADDAVRVARLGREILLGLENPGADWVKLEVLGDTRTLLPDPVATLEATRRLVDEGFQVLCYTTDDPVTARRLKEAGAASVMPAGSPIGSGQGVLNPNNIRICLEYLKENDPDYPVIVDAGVGTASDVTIAMELGVDGVLLNTGIAHAHDPLLMSRAMKGAVESGRMAYLAGRIPKRLYATASSPEEGVVARARPR, encoded by the coding sequence ATGAGCACGTCTCTCGAGTCCGATGCCGCCTTGCGCATCGGCACGCACACGCTGTCGAGCCGTCTGATCGTCGGCACGGGCAAGTACGCCAGCTACGAGCTGATGGCCGAGGCGCTGGCCCTCTCTGGCACCGACTGCATCACCGTCGCCGTGCGCCGCGAGCGCCTGGTCGATCAGGCGGGACGCAACATTCTCGACTTCATCGATCCCGAGCGCTACCTGCTATTGCCCAACACGGCTGGCTGCTTCACGGCCGACGATGCCGTGCGCGTGGCGCGGCTGGGGCGCGAGATCCTGCTGGGGCTCGAAAACCCCGGCGCCGATTGGGTCAAGCTCGAAGTGCTGGGCGATACGCGCACGTTGCTGCCCGATCCCGTCGCGACGCTCGAAGCTACCCGGCGCCTGGTCGACGAAGGCTTCCAGGTCTTGTGTTACACGACCGACGATCCGGTGACCGCGCGTCGCTTGAAGGAAGCGGGGGCGGCCAGCGTCATGCCCGCGGGCAGCCCGATCGGCTCGGGACAGGGAGTGCTCAATCCGAACAACATTCGCATCTGCCTCGAGTACCTCAAAGAAAACGATCCCGACTATCCGGTGATCGTCGACGCCGGCGTCGGCACCGCGAGCGACGTCACCATCGCCATGGAGCTGGGGGTCGATGGCGTGCTGCTCAACACGGGCATCGCGCATGCGCACGATCCGTTGCTCATGTCGCGTGCCATGAAGGGGGCCGTGGAGTCGGGCCGCATGGCCTATCTGGCCGGTCGTATTCCGAAGCGACTCTATGCCACGGCGAGCAGCCCGGAAGAAGGGGTCGTCGCCCGCGCTCGTCCGCGCTAA
- a CDS encoding DUF393 domain-containing protein: protein MTATATADKPARPEPRTIPTPTDRPQADIVLYDGQCKFCLAGVERLQFFDCQKRLAYLSLHDPEVARRWPDLDHDELMRNMYIIEGATGRRHRGADALRYLTRRLRRLWWLAPLLYIPGSMPFWRWCYSQFATRRYLLFGKVEACDSGSCSIHFKPR from the coding sequence ATGACCGCCACCGCGACTGCCGACAAGCCTGCCCGCCCCGAGCCCCGCACGATTCCGACCCCCACCGATCGGCCCCAGGCCGACATCGTGCTCTACGACGGACAGTGCAAGTTTTGCCTGGCGGGGGTTGAACGCTTGCAGTTCTTCGATTGCCAGAAACGGCTGGCCTATCTGTCGTTGCACGATCCCGAGGTCGCCCGTCGCTGGCCCGATCTGGATCACGACGAGCTGATGCGCAACATGTACATCATCGAGGGGGCCACCGGCCGCCGGCATCGGGGCGCCGACGCCCTACGCTATCTGACGCGGCGGCTGCGCCGCCTGTGGTGGTTGGCGCCCTTGCTGTACATCCCCGGCTCGATGCCCTTCTGGCGCTGGTGCTACTCCCAGTTCGCCACGCGGCGCTACCTGCTGTTCGGCAAGGTCGAGGCCTGCGATAGCGGTAGCTGCAGCATTCATTTCAAGCCGCGCTAG